The sequence AAGCAGGTCGGGGATGTATGCGGTCTTGACAAAATTATTAAGTTCATAAAGCCTGTATCTGTATGCAGCGATGCGGTTTGCATCAAGGTCTGCTCCGCATGTTACGCCGCCAACCACGAGTGTCTGCGGGTGCGGGTTTTTGCCGCCGAATATCGCCATCATCTGAGCTCCCAGCTTTGAAACCTGAAGGGCGTCAAGGTAGTGTGATGTGATAATGAGGTTTGCCTCAGGCGGCAGTTTATAGGATGCGTTGCCCCAGTATGCATTTGCAAAAGGCCCGAGCCTGCCGGATTCTACAAATTTCTTGAGTCTCTTCTGCACCGCTTCATAGTGCGTTACGGAACAGTTGTATGGATCATCGCTGTAGGCGCGAGCCATTTCGACCGCTTTCTTGGGGTCCGCAGACAGGCATTTTGTTATATCGACCCAGTCGAGCCCGTGAAGGTGATAGAAATGCATGATGTGGTCTGTCAGATACTGGGCACCGTGAATAAGGTTCCTTATGATGCGTGCGTTTTTAGGCGGTTTTATCTTGAATGCGTCTTCGCAGGCCTTGATGCTTGCCTCGTAATGGACATATGTACAGACTCCGCAGAATCTCTGTACAATGAGTCCGGCATCTCTCGGGTCACGACCTTTGAGTATCTGTTCGATGCCTCGCCACAGCGTGATGCTGCTCCATGCGTCTTTGATAACATTATTTTCAACCTCGCATTCGATGCGAAGGTGGCCTTCAATCCTGGTAATCGGATCAACAATTATTCTTGCCATGATTTATCCTCCGGTTTCCGCTATCCGTCAGTGAGCAGAATGCTCTTCTTTTTTGTCTTCAGCCGCATTTTTCGGCTGCCCGTGATTCTTTGCCAGCGTTATGCCTGCATGTGCCGCAACACCGACAACCGTTGCACCAAGAAGACCGGCACCGATCAGGTCAACCGGTGCCTCAACACCGCCCAGGCCGATTGGCTTTTCCGCCAGAGGCTTCTCAAATGGCGCCATTCTGTCCCAGAAAGCGGGTTCGGTGCAGCCTATGCAGCCGTGGCCTGCCATTACCGGCCAGCTCATACCGTCATTGAATCTTGCCTTTGCGCAATTTGCATATGTGTAAGGGCCTTTGCATCCGACTTTGTACAGGCACCATCCATTTAACTGACCCTGGTCACCCCATTCCTGTACGTACTCGCCGGCATCATAGTGAGGCCTTCTCTCACAGAAGTCATGTATCCGCTTGCCGTATCCGAACAAAGGTCTGCCCAGGGAGTCGCAAGGAGGCAGTCCCTTGAACAGCAGAAGATGAAGCAGTGTCCCTACAAAATTTACCGGATTGGGCGGACAGCCTGCAATATTGACCGTTGTCTTGCTTATCACCGAGCTTATGCCCTTTGCATCGGTGGGGTTCGGGTCTGC is a genomic window of Desulfomonilia bacterium containing:
- a CDS encoding hydrogenase small subunit → MPGKKGCNRNIKEQYEKLMEQCSAHMEEMDAALPPARFNLTEELKERGVSRRDFMKWTTAMTAALMLPPMFKPMVAKAAENISRLPVVWLHFAECTGCSEAFLRTSYPNVDSILLDTIDLVYHETLMAAAGHQAEKCLEDCVNNLKGQYVCVVEGSIPVGHNGDFMRLGPKGRTGKEIAKEVCGNALATICIGSCSSFGGIPAADPNPTDAKGISSVISKTTVNIAGCPPNPVNFVGTLLHLLLFKGLPPCDSLGRPLFGYGKRIHDFCERRPHYDAGEYVQEWGDQGQLNGWCLYKVGCKGPYTYANCAKARFNDGMSWPVMAGHGCIGCTEPAFWDRMAPFEKPLAEKPIGLGGVEAPVDLIGAGLLGATVVGVAAHAGITLAKNHGQPKNAAEDKKEEHSAH